Below is a window of Patescibacteria group bacterium DNA.
ATGCGTACGACCTGTCTTAGGAAATACCTTAAGAAAGGTGAGACGGGGGAAGCGCCTCGCGACTTCAAACCTTGTCAACGCTTCTCTCGCGTTGTGAGAAATTTTCAACGTTTCTGCGTCAGTCTGTGACCTCCTCTTATGAGGAAGCGCTGTCATTGTACCACGCCTTCGCGGACTCGTGCTACGCGTGAGAGGGAGCGCAATTTCGCCATGGTCATTCACAAAGGTCCCCGCAACCAGCGCGTGATATTCCTTTTCGATTTTGCGTTCGCGAAATGCGCGGGAAAAATAATCAAACGCCTGCGGCGTACGGGCAATGATCATCACGCCGGATACCAGCTTGTCCAGACGGTGCACAATCCCCGGGCGAGATGGATCTCCCCCAATCTTGCGCAATTCAGGATACCGAGGAAGGAGTAAATCAATAAGGGTTGCGCCATGAATCCCAGGCGCAGCATGGACCGCGATCCCTGCCGGCTTATCAACGATGAGATAGTCATCCGTTTCGGCAATAATGGAAATTTTCACATCTGCGTTGATCCGCGATAAAACCAAACGTGACGATCCGCGTTGATCTGCGATCTGTTTCACCTCCTCAACCTTCTGCCCTTCCTTCAGCGCGTAATGCGGCGTCATTGACTTTCCCTCAACCACCCACCTCCCTGCCTTAATATCACGCTGTATGGCAACCCGCGACTGTTCTGGCAATTTCTCCACCAAAAATTTATCTAATCGCTTGCCTTTGTCTGCTGGTTCAACAATAAATTGGGAGGTCATACGCAATGAGAACAATGTTGCTCTGTAATTTCTTATAAAAATTTTATTTATTCCTCTGTCCGTAGGACTATATGTCGCCTCACATACTCATTTTTGATAAATTTTGATGAGTATGGCAGATATTTTTTCTGCAGACTTTCGCTTAAGGTAAAAAAGTCACTTGTTACCTTTCCTGAACAGTTTTTGTTTCCGCAATTGCATTTCCAAGTATTGCCAGTATGAGCATTGATTCGGTAGTCAACGGTTATTTCTTCTCCTTTCTTGATTGATTTC
It encodes the following:
- a CDS encoding RluA family pseudouridine synthase, with the translated sequence MTSQFIVEPADKGKRLDKFLVEKLPEQSRVAIQRDIKAGRWVVEGKSMTPHYALKEGQKVEEVKQIADQRGSSRLVLSRINADVKISIIAETDDYLIVDKPAGIAVHAAPGIHGATLIDLLLPRYPELRKIGGDPSRPGIVHRLDKLVSGVMIIARTPQAFDYFSRAFRERKIEKEYHALVAGTFVNDHGEIALPLTRSTSPRRRGTMTALPHKRRSQTDAETLKISHNAREALTRFEVARRFPRLTFLKVFPKTGRTHQIRVHLAAIGHPIIGDPLYGGKARRQIKTTLNRPFLHASSLTFTDLQGEVKTYHAPLPVELQQVYTLLQRSKS